One genomic segment of Scophthalmus maximus strain ysfricsl-2021 chromosome 3, ASM2237912v1, whole genome shotgun sequence includes these proteins:
- the sypb gene encoding synaptophysin b isoform X2 encodes MNMGIGSNAEERERRRPSKIFAIFAFSTCGSYSGMFKMSVECKNRSESDLSIEVEFEYPFRLHQVYFDAPTCKEGKPERLFLVGDYSSSAEFFVTIGVFSFLYSMAALSVYCFVIEKYRDNNKGAQIDFVVTAVFAFMWLVSSCAWAKGLSDVKTATDPEKVVTLIAACDEPENRCREIYEPKVSGLNTSVAFGFINLILWIGNLWFVFKETGWLASFSGTYVPSQEKQPAPDSFGQGGYGQQDPYAGSQGGYQPDYGQQGGYSEEGGYSQGYEQQQQPTSYSNQM; translated from the exons ATGAATATGGGCATCGGGAGCAacgcggaggagagagagaggagacgcccCTCAAAA ATCTTTGCGATCTTCGCCTTCTCGACATGCGGCAGTTACTCCGGCATGTTCAAGATGAGCGTGGAGTGTAAAAACCGCTCGGAGAGCGACCTGAGCATCGAAGTAGAATTTGAATATCCGTTCAG GCTGCACCAGGTTTACTTTGACGCCCCCACCTGTAAGGAGGGGAAGCCCGAGCGGTTGTTCCTGGTCGGGGACTACTCTTCCTCCGCCGAGTTCTTCGTCACCATCGgtgtcttctccttcctgtaCTCCATGGCCGCCCTGTCGGTTTACTGCTTCGTCATCGAGAAGTACCGCGATAACAACAAGGGGGCCCAGatt GACTTCGTGGTGACGGCCGTCTTCGCCTTCATGTGGCTGGTGTCGTCTTGTGCCTGGGCCAAAGGCCTGTCGGACGTGAAGACGGCCACCGATCCGGAGAAGGTCGTCACGCTCATCGCAGCCTGCGACGAACCAGAGAATCGCTGTCGTGAGATCTACGAGCCCAAAGTGTCCGGCCTCAACACCTCAGTG GCGTTCGGCTTCATCAACCTGATCCTGTGGATCGGGAACCTGTGGTTCGTGTTCAAGGAGACCGGCTGGTTGGCGTCCTTCTCCGGAACATACGTCCCGTCGCAGGAGAAGCAGCCCGCCCCCGACTCCTTCGGCCAGGGAGGCTACGGCCAGCAGGACCCCTACGCCGGCTCCCAGGGGGGCTACCAGCCCGACTACGGCCAGCAGGGGGGCTACAGCGAGGAGGGGGGCTACAGCCAGGGctacgagcagcagcagcagcccacctCCTACTCCAATCAGATGTGA
- the sypb gene encoding synaptophysin b isoform X1, which yields MDVVNQLVAQGQFTIIKQPLGFIKALQWIFAIFAFSTCGSYSGMFKMSVECKNRSESDLSIEVEFEYPFRLHQVYFDAPTCKEGKPERLFLVGDYSSSAEFFVTIGVFSFLYSMAALSVYCFVIEKYRDNNKGAQIDFVVTAVFAFMWLVSSCAWAKGLSDVKTATDPEKVVTLIAACDEPENRCREIYEPKVSGLNTSVAFGFINLILWIGNLWFVFKETGWLASFSGTYVPSQEKQPAPDSFGQGGYGQQDPYAGSQGGYQPDYGQQGGYSEEGGYSQGYEQQQQPTSYSNQM from the exons ATGGATGTTGTAAACCAG CTCGTGGCCCAGGGGCAGTTCACGATAATCAAACAACCTCTGGGATTCATCAAAGCTCTACAATGG ATCTTTGCGATCTTCGCCTTCTCGACATGCGGCAGTTACTCCGGCATGTTCAAGATGAGCGTGGAGTGTAAAAACCGCTCGGAGAGCGACCTGAGCATCGAAGTAGAATTTGAATATCCGTTCAG GCTGCACCAGGTTTACTTTGACGCCCCCACCTGTAAGGAGGGGAAGCCCGAGCGGTTGTTCCTGGTCGGGGACTACTCTTCCTCCGCCGAGTTCTTCGTCACCATCGgtgtcttctccttcctgtaCTCCATGGCCGCCCTGTCGGTTTACTGCTTCGTCATCGAGAAGTACCGCGATAACAACAAGGGGGCCCAGatt GACTTCGTGGTGACGGCCGTCTTCGCCTTCATGTGGCTGGTGTCGTCTTGTGCCTGGGCCAAAGGCCTGTCGGACGTGAAGACGGCCACCGATCCGGAGAAGGTCGTCACGCTCATCGCAGCCTGCGACGAACCAGAGAATCGCTGTCGTGAGATCTACGAGCCCAAAGTGTCCGGCCTCAACACCTCAGTG GCGTTCGGCTTCATCAACCTGATCCTGTGGATCGGGAACCTGTGGTTCGTGTTCAAGGAGACCGGCTGGTTGGCGTCCTTCTCCGGAACATACGTCCCGTCGCAGGAGAAGCAGCCCGCCCCCGACTCCTTCGGCCAGGGAGGCTACGGCCAGCAGGACCCCTACGCCGGCTCCCAGGGGGGCTACCAGCCCGACTACGGCCAGCAGGGGGGCTACAGCGAGGAGGGGGGCTACAGCCAGGGctacgagcagcagcagcagcccacctCCTACTCCAATCAGATGTGA